Proteins from a genomic interval of Xylocopa sonorina isolate GNS202 chromosome 4, iyXylSono1_principal, whole genome shotgun sequence:
- the Cbp20 gene encoding cap binding protein 20 — MAAVKLNPSSSPSVELSSYRDQHFKGSRAEQDRLLRNSTTLYVGNLSFYTTEEQIYELFSKCGDIRRIIMGLDKYKKTPCGFCFVEYYQRSDAENCMRYINGTRLDDRIIRTDWDAGFIEGRQYGRGKTGGQVRDEYRSDFDSGRGGYGKIIQQKVTPLSDGAFGR; from the exons ATGGCGGCAGTAAAATTGAATCCGTCGAGTTCACCTTCTGTCGAATTAAGTTCGTATCGCGATCAACATTTTAAG GGCTCAAGAGCTGAACAGGATAGGCTTCTAAGAAATTCTACAACTCTCTATGTTGGAAATTTATCTTTTTATACTACAGAGgaacagatatatgaactattttCAAAGTGCGGCGATATCAGGAGGATTATAATGGGTTtggataaatataaaaaaactcCTTGTGGTTTTTGTTTTGTTGAATATTATCAGAGGAGCGATGCTGAAAATTGCATGCGATATATCAATGGGACACGTTTAGATGACAGAATAATCAGAACAGATTGGGACGCTGGCTTTATCGAGGGTAGACAGTATGGGCGTGGTAAAACTGGTGGACAA GTGCGAGATGAATATAGGTCAGATTTTGACAGTGGACGGGGTGGTTATGGAAAAATAATACAGCAGAAAGTGACACCACTTTCAGATGGAGCTTTTGGACGTTGA